Proteins from one Streptomyces genisteinicus genomic window:
- a CDS encoding HAD family hydrolase yields MTDLRTWWPHGAPAAGRRSFGAVVLDTDGVITDSARVHAAAWKAAFDACLRDRPPDEPGDRRPFDVRDDYLRHVDGRSRQDGAAAFLAARGVPIPAGSPDDPPGTDTVGAVAAYKEQLFTRRLAEEGIDAYPGTLRLLRRLRSGPVPTAAVSASRHARELLTAAGVLPYLDALVDGGEAARIGLPGKPDPALFLEAAARLAVPPEGCVVVEDALAGVEAGRRGGFGLVVGVDRTGGPGTAAALRDHGADMVVRDLAELLDDDAPQAPGGGSGRLAPREDGT; encoded by the coding sequence ATGACCGACCTGAGGACGTGGTGGCCGCACGGGGCCCCGGCGGCGGGACGGCGGAGTTTCGGGGCGGTCGTCCTGGACACCGATGGCGTGATCACCGACTCGGCCCGGGTGCACGCCGCCGCCTGGAAGGCCGCCTTCGACGCCTGTCTGCGCGACCGGCCCCCGGACGAGCCCGGTGACCGGCGGCCGTTCGACGTGCGGGACGACTATCTGCGGCACGTCGACGGCAGGTCCCGGCAGGACGGCGCGGCGGCCTTCCTCGCCGCCCGCGGGGTGCCGATCCCGGCGGGCAGCCCCGACGACCCGCCGGGCACGGACACCGTGGGCGCGGTCGCGGCGTACAAGGAGCAGCTGTTCACCCGGCGGCTGGCCGAGGAGGGCATCGACGCGTACCCCGGCACCCTCCGGCTGCTGCGCCGTCTGCGGAGCGGCCCGGTGCCCACCGCGGCCGTCTCCGCGTCGCGCCACGCCAGGGAGCTGCTGACCGCGGCCGGCGTCCTGCCGTACCTGGACGCGCTCGTGGACGGCGGGGAGGCGGCCCGGATCGGCCTGCCGGGCAAGCCGGATCCGGCGCTCTTCCTGGAGGCGGCGGCGCGGCTCGCGGTGCCGCCGGAGGGCTGTGTGGTCGTCGAGGACGCGCTGGCGGGTGTGGAGGCCGGACGCCGCGGCGGCTTCGGACTGGTCGTCGGTGTCGACCGGACCGGCGGGCCGGGAACAGCGGCGGCGCTGCGGGACCACGGCGCGGACATGGTCGTCCGCGACCTCGCCGAACTGCTCGACGACGACGCGCCGCAGGCACCCGGGGGAGGGTCCGGGCGCCTGGCTCCGAGGGAGGACGGGACATGA
- a CDS encoding glycoside hydrolase family 65 protein — protein sequence MTDWLWEYEGYDPAGERLREALCTLGNGYVATRGAAPECTAGEAHYPGTYVAGCYNRLTSTVSGREVENEDVVNLPNWLPLRFRTAGGDDGPGPWFTPDGDGLREHRQRLDLFGGTLERTVRYAAADGRELTVRQLRLVHMADPHIACLRTEFTAEGWSGAIEVESAVDGGVTNSGVARYRRLDGHHLVDVGAGDGDEDVVWLRCRTRTSDIRVGVAARTTAEGAAGRERPRSDHEPTRAVQRLELSLADGQPRTVDKTVALHTSRDTAISDPLHAAADRVRRAPGFDELLESHRTAWRQLWRRADLDVPGEAGRILRLHLFHVLQTLSPHTADLDVGVPARGLHGEAYRGHVFWDELFVLPYLNLRFPEVSRALLTYRYRRLDQAGVLARDAGRRGAMYPWQSGSDGREETQQLHLNPRSGRWLPDHSRLQHHVGSAIAYNVWQYCEASGDTEFLHTKGAEMLVRIARFWADAAQWDPEKARYRIRGVVGPDEYHEAYPDADGPGLDDNAYTNVTAAWVIARALDLVRDLPEPRRVDLLERTTLEPGEMEHWREVSTRLYVPFHAGVISQFHGYGELEELDWAGLRARHGDIRRLDRVLEAEGDTVNRYQASKQADVLMLGYLFSPAELRALFARLGYDLDDETWQRTVDYYLRRTSHGSTLSGLVHGWVLSRVRRKEAWDYCREALEGDVADLQGGTTEEGVHLGAMAGTLDLVQRGLTGMETRAGSLWFDPVPSPGLTEYGFTMRYHGHWGVRVSVRPGELRIGLPPSPDGPPIEIRLGGRSAVLEPGTSCVLPLPEE from the coding sequence ATGACGGACTGGCTGTGGGAGTACGAGGGCTACGACCCGGCGGGGGAGCGGCTGCGGGAGGCGCTGTGCACCCTGGGCAACGGCTACGTCGCCACCCGCGGCGCGGCTCCCGAGTGCACGGCCGGGGAGGCGCACTATCCGGGGACGTACGTCGCGGGCTGCTACAACCGCCTCACGTCCACGGTGTCCGGGCGCGAGGTCGAGAACGAGGACGTCGTCAACCTGCCCAACTGGCTGCCGCTGCGATTCCGCACGGCGGGCGGGGACGACGGCCCCGGGCCCTGGTTCACCCCGGACGGCGACGGCCTGCGGGAGCACCGGCAGCGACTCGACCTGTTCGGCGGGACGCTGGAGCGGACGGTGCGGTACGCGGCGGCCGACGGACGGGAGCTGACCGTGCGCCAGCTGCGGCTGGTGCACATGGCGGATCCGCACATCGCCTGTCTGCGCACGGAGTTCACCGCCGAGGGGTGGTCGGGCGCGATCGAGGTGGAGTCCGCCGTCGACGGCGGTGTCACCAACAGCGGCGTCGCCCGGTACCGCCGTCTCGACGGACACCACCTGGTCGACGTGGGCGCCGGGGACGGTGACGAGGACGTCGTGTGGCTGCGCTGCCGCACCCGGACGTCGGACATCCGGGTCGGGGTGGCGGCGCGCACCACGGCGGAGGGGGCGGCCGGGCGCGAACGCCCGCGTTCCGACCACGAGCCGACCCGCGCGGTCCAGCGGCTGGAGCTGTCGCTCGCCGACGGGCAGCCGCGCACCGTCGACAAGACCGTGGCGCTGCACACCTCGCGGGACACGGCGATCAGCGACCCGCTGCACGCGGCCGCCGACCGGGTCCGCAGGGCGCCCGGATTCGACGAGCTGCTGGAGTCGCACCGCACGGCGTGGCGCCAGCTGTGGCGCAGGGCGGACCTGGACGTGCCGGGGGAGGCCGGGCGCATCCTGCGGCTCCACCTCTTCCACGTGCTGCAGACGCTGTCGCCGCACACCGCGGACCTGGACGTCGGCGTGCCGGCGCGCGGCCTTCACGGCGAGGCGTACCGGGGGCACGTCTTCTGGGACGAGCTGTTCGTCCTGCCGTACCTGAACCTCCGCTTCCCCGAGGTCTCCCGGGCCCTGCTCACCTACCGGTACCGGCGGCTCGACCAGGCGGGGGTGCTGGCCCGTGACGCCGGCCGCCGGGGTGCGATGTACCCGTGGCAGAGCGGCAGCGACGGGCGGGAGGAGACCCAGCAGCTGCACCTCAACCCGCGGTCCGGCCGCTGGCTGCCGGACCATTCGAGGCTCCAGCACCATGTGGGCTCCGCCATCGCGTACAACGTCTGGCAGTACTGCGAGGCGAGCGGCGACACGGAGTTCCTGCACACCAAGGGCGCCGAGATGCTCGTACGGATCGCGCGCTTCTGGGCGGACGCCGCGCAGTGGGACCCGGAGAAGGCCCGGTACCGCATCCGCGGGGTGGTGGGGCCCGACGAGTACCACGAGGCCTATCCGGACGCCGACGGGCCGGGGCTCGACGACAACGCGTACACCAACGTGACGGCGGCCTGGGTGATCGCCAGGGCTCTCGACCTCGTCCGGGACCTGCCCGAGCCGAGGCGGGTCGACCTGCTGGAGCGCACCACCCTGGAGCCCGGGGAGATGGAGCACTGGCGGGAGGTGTCGACCCGGCTGTACGTGCCGTTCCACGCCGGGGTGATCAGCCAGTTCCACGGCTACGGGGAGCTGGAGGAGCTCGACTGGGCGGGGCTGCGCGCCCGCCACGGCGACATCCGCCGGCTGGACCGGGTGCTGGAGGCCGAGGGCGACACGGTCAACCGCTACCAGGCGTCGAAGCAGGCGGACGTGCTGATGCTCGGCTACCTCTTCTCCCCGGCCGAGCTGCGCGCCCTGTTCGCCCGGCTCGGCTACGACCTGGACGACGAGACCTGGCAGCGGACCGTGGACTACTACCTGCGGCGCACCAGCCACGGCTCCACCCTCAGCGGGCTGGTGCACGGCTGGGTGCTCTCCCGGGTGCGCCGCAAGGAGGCGTGGGACTACTGCCGGGAGGCCCTGGAGGGCGACGTCGCCGACCTCCAGGGCGGCACCACGGAGGAGGGCGTGCACCTGGGGGCCATGGCGGGCACCCTCGACCTGGTGCAGCGGGGCCTGACCGGCATGGAGACCAGGGCGGGGTCGCTGTGGTTCGACCCGGTGCCGTCGCCCGGACTGACCGAGTACGGCTTCACGATGCGCTACCACGGCCACTGGGGAGTCCGGGTGTCCGTACGGCCGGGGGAACTGAGGATCGGGCTGCCGCCGTCGCCGGACGGCCCGCCGATCGAGATCCGGCTGGGCGGGCGGTCGGCCGTCCTGGAACCGGGCACCTCCTGCGTGCTGCCGCTGCCGGAGGAGTGA
- a CDS encoding universal stress protein: MPRHVTAGVDSSPESLAAAHWAAREALLRNAPLLLVHVEEWPLPVAVAAPTIDRDDHRRWADRLLDAAAAELRERHPGADVTTRRLSGRAPAALAVEAASSDLLVLGSRGLGTVSGALMGSVGSAVVGATEVPVVMVRAGGGDGTGHEVVAGVDLGPGTDDALAFAFAAAGRRDRPLRVVHAAKVPLFHAHSAAYRRQAAAEAAESLATALAPWRDRFPAVAVTERAVPGAAAQVLVQESAEALLVVAGRRIRHAPVVPHIGHVTHAVMHHCTAPVAVVAHA, encoded by the coding sequence ATGCCCCGCCATGTCACCGCCGGGGTCGACAGCTCCCCGGAAAGCCTCGCCGCCGCGCACTGGGCGGCGCGGGAGGCCCTGCTCCGCAATGCGCCGCTGCTGCTCGTCCACGTCGAGGAGTGGCCGCTGCCGGTCGCGGTCGCCGCGCCCACCATCGACCGCGACGACCACCGGCGCTGGGCGGACCGGCTGCTGGACGCCGCCGCGGCGGAGCTGCGCGAGCGGCATCCCGGCGCAGACGTCACCACCAGGCGGCTCTCCGGGCGTGCGCCCGCGGCGCTGGCCGTCGAGGCCGCCTCGTCGGACCTGCTGGTGCTCGGCTCGCGCGGCCTCGGCACGGTGTCCGGCGCGCTCATGGGGTCGGTCGGCTCGGCCGTCGTCGGCGCCACCGAGGTGCCCGTGGTGATGGTCCGGGCCGGCGGCGGGGACGGGACGGGCCATGAGGTCGTCGCGGGCGTGGACCTCGGTCCGGGCACCGACGACGCCCTCGCCTTCGCCTTCGCTGCGGCCGGCCGGCGGGACCGTCCGTTGCGCGTGGTGCACGCGGCGAAGGTGCCGCTGTTCCACGCGCACTCGGCCGCCTACCGCCGCCAGGCGGCGGCGGAGGCGGCCGAGTCCCTCGCGACCGCCCTGGCGCCCTGGCGGGACCGCTTCCCGGCGGTGGCCGTGACGGAGCGGGCGGTGCCCGGGGCCGCCGCGCAGGTCCTGGTCCAGGAGTCGGCCGAGGCGCTGCTGGTCGTGGCCGGCCGGCGCATCCGGCACGCGCCCGTGGTGCCGCACATCGGGCATGTCACCCACGCGGTGATGCACCACTGCACGGCCCCGGTCGCCGTGGTCGCCCATGCCTGA
- a CDS encoding DUF4440 domain-containing protein: MTPSDQHAQEPQHPDVTEAIVRERSLHDPAVRRSGPLTESLLDPGFTEVGASGRRWTRAEMVAALPTLHGGDGDAVPITAEHFEGTVLAPGIVHLTYVTRVGDAHAHRSSIWRRDAAGEFRLLYHQGTPVPDGTARS, from the coding sequence ATGACCCCGAGCGACCAGCACGCGCAGGAGCCGCAGCATCCGGACGTCACGGAGGCGATCGTGCGGGAGCGCAGCCTCCACGACCCTGCCGTCCGCCGCTCCGGCCCTCTCACCGAGAGCCTCCTCGACCCCGGCTTCACCGAGGTCGGCGCCTCCGGCCGGCGGTGGACGCGCGCCGAGATGGTCGCCGCCCTGCCGACGCTCCACGGCGGTGACGGGGACGCCGTCCCCATCACCGCGGAACACTTCGAGGGCACGGTCCTCGCTCCCGGGATCGTCCACCTCACCTACGTGACCCGCGTCGGGGACGCCCACGCCCACCGCTCGTCGATCTGGCGCCGCGACGCCGCCGGGGAGTTCCGTCTCCTCTACCACCAGGGCACGCCGGTGCCGGACGGGACGGCACGCTCGTAG